Genomic segment of Xanthomonas sp. DAR 35659:
CGGCATCGCCAGCGAGGTGGTGGTGGCCACCATCGCCCCGGCCGACGCCGCCGCGCACCTGCGCAACGGCCTGGCGATGGGCGCCAACCGCGCCATTCACGTGGTCGCCGACGCGGCGATCCAGCCGCTGACCGCCGCGCGCACCCTGCTCAAGCTGGTCGAGCAGGAGCAGCCGGACCTGGTGATCCTGGGCAAGCAGGCGATCGACGACGACGCCAACCAGACCGGGCAGATGCTGGCCACGCTGTGGGGCCGTCCGCAGGCGACCTTCGCCGGCAAGCTGGTGGTGGCCGACGGCAAGGCGACGGTCACGCGTGAAGTCGACGCCGGCCTGGAGACCCTGGAAGTGGACCTGCCGGCGGTGGTCACCACCGACCTGCGCCTGAACGAGCCGCGCTTCATCAAGCTGCCGGACATCATGAAGGCCAAGAGCAAGCCGTTGCAGACGCTGGCCTTCGCCGACCTGGGCGTGGAGGCCAACGACAGCCTCACCACCACCCACTACGCCCCGCCGGCCAAGCGCAGCCGCGGCGTGATGGTCAAGGATGCCGCCGAACTGGTGGCCGCACTCAAGCAGAAGGGGCTTTTGTGATCGTCCCTGATCAAGAGCCCGGCCATCCATGGCCGGACTTCTCAATGCCGAAGCTCGCATCTTCCAGCGCCCCACGTTTGAAAGGACACTGTGATGTCTAAAATCCTCATCGTCGCCGAACACCTCAACGGGCAGCTCAACGCCGCCACCGCCAAGTGCGTCAGCGCTGCGCAGGCCCTGTCGCCCGAGGCCATCGACATCGTGGTGCTGGCCGCCGATCCGGCGGCGGTCGCCGCGCAGGCCGCGCAGATCGCCGGCGTCGCCCGGGTCCTCACTGTCGCCAATCCCGCCAACGCACACGCCATCGCGCAGGTGCTGGGCCCGCAGATCGCCGCCCTGGCGAAGGGCTACAGCCACGTGTTCGGCCCCTCCACCACCTTCGGCAAGGACCTGATGCCGGTGGTGGCCGCCCTGCTCGGCGTCAACCAGATCTCCGACCTGATGGCGGTGGACGGCGACTACGCGTTCAAGCGTCCGATCTACGCCGGCAACGCCATCATCAGCGTGCAGGCGCCGGCCGATCAGATCGTGGTCGCCACCGTGCGCAGCGCGTCCTGGCAGGAAGCGGCGCAGGGCGGCAACGCGGCGGTCGAAGCG
This window contains:
- a CDS encoding electron transfer flavoprotein subunit beta/FixA family protein, whose product is MKILVAYKRVVDYNVRIQVKPDGSGVVTEGVKLSANPFDEIALEEALRLRDAGIASEVVVATIAPADAAAHLRNGLAMGANRAIHVVADAAIQPLTAARTLLKLVEQEQPDLVILGKQAIDDDANQTGQMLATLWGRPQATFAGKLVVADGKATVTREVDAGLETLEVDLPAVVTTDLRLNEPRFIKLPDIMKAKSKPLQTLAFADLGVEANDSLTTTHYAPPAKRSRGVMVKDAAELVAALKQKGLL
- a CDS encoding electron transfer flavoprotein subunit alpha/FixB family protein, with amino-acid sequence MSKILIVAEHLNGQLNAATAKCVSAAQALSPEAIDIVVLAADPAAVAAQAAQIAGVARVLTVANPANAHAIAQVLGPQIAALAKGYSHVFGPSTTFGKDLMPVVAALLGVNQISDLMAVDGDYAFKRPIYAGNAIISVQAPADQIVVATVRSASWQEAAQGGNAAVEAASVDAALPSHTRFVGLAAGKSDRPDLQSAKRVVSGGRGVGSADNFKHIYSLADKLGAAVGASRAAVDAGYVPNELQVGQTGKIIAPELYVAVGISGAIQHLTGIKDAGTIVAINKDPESPIFEIADIGLVGDLFTLLPELEKALG